Proteins encoded together in one Microcaecilia unicolor chromosome 3, aMicUni1.1, whole genome shotgun sequence window:
- the LOC115465637 gene encoding cystatin-like: MANFWLCLGVILSSSVLLSSAGLPGGPIKIDPSRSDVQDAASYAMTAFNGKSENEYLYKLLKVESAESQVVAGIKYKLKVKVGLTQCKKGSTDNAASCRLQNTSGQPRIFLCKFVVLDQSWVQEKSLLESLCEPAGQSF, translated from the exons ATGGCAAATTTCTGGCTGTGTCTCGGTGTCATACTCTCTTCCTCTGTTCTCCTCTCTTCTGCTGGTTTACCGGGCGGTCCAATTAAAATTGATCCAAGCCGCTCTGATGTGCAGGATGCTGCCAGTTATGCAATGACTGCATTCAATGGGAAGTCGGAGAATGAATATCTATACAAACTCCTGAAAGTTGAATCAGCAGAATCACAG GTTGTTGctggaataaaatacaaactgaaagTAAAAGTGGGACTGACACAGTGCAAGAAAGGGTCCACTGACAATGCAGCATCCTGCCGCTTACAGAACACTTCAGGACAGCCACGG ATATTCCTGTGCAAGTTCGTTGTACTGGATCAGTCGTGGGTTCAAGAAAAATCTCTTTTGGAGAGTTTATGCGAACCAGCTGGACAATCCTTCTAA